In Candidatus Methanomethylophilaceae archaeon, the following are encoded in one genomic region:
- a CDS encoding polysaccharide pyruvyl transferase family protein, whose translation MALNVVEELIGIRKLCVSCRACENVCEKGAITLATDNVGFLRSSVDESKCIRCGRCSEICPLISPLPEIKRRQDYYAFRANAEIASTSSSGGAFPILADWMLARGGYVCGVILENGVNAVYAITKDKDIVQKMRGPKYAPSDMGHIYGEIKKKLDEGEDVLFVGMPCHVHALHNIVGDDPHLFTADIVCTGQPSPMIYSKYIEELSAEKPITSMDFNPRGQPKGSLAIMYADGTFRMSVYDPFVRACNASLIINQGCAACRFIDSRPGDITLGDLMGSDKVAGSAAGTLSLVMVNSQKGAAMAFDMNDSADFAERIPKPNFEENPGLKHERRLHLGWIRMVHFLQRGHPVAKSIDYCLRWKFDVGITGFWRVLNFGGELTYYALYHIIMDMGLEPLMIESRRKSKRNAPPNPPLLATKYPFYNIARWYETKEEQEELNNRVDNFIVGSDQVWNRRFITQDILECYTLDFVHDEKNKIAIASSFGTDRFEGTDEERESFAALLRRFNHLSVRESSAVELCKELGAEAEIIIDPVMLCDVKHFEALSDASQMRYPKQYAFNYMMHPVNFEGMEKIYEALGYGPVTAGNASSDFNERIDYPRTSVGTVENWMKGIKNSSFVVTDSFHGTVFSILFRKPFVTLIGNWNEGSGVGRITTLLTTLGLEERICKTSQDAIESGVLFAPIDYDEVHRKLDKEREVGMAWVKNALNMS comes from the coding sequence ATGGCCCTCAACGTCGTCGAAGAGCTCATCGGCATCAGAAAGCTGTGCGTAAGCTGCCGCGCATGCGAGAACGTGTGCGAGAAAGGCGCTATCACTCTGGCTACCGACAATGTGGGGTTCCTGAGGTCCTCCGTCGACGAAAGCAAATGCATCAGATGCGGAAGATGCTCGGAAATCTGCCCCCTTATATCCCCTCTCCCGGAAATCAAGAGGAGACAGGATTACTATGCGTTCAGGGCCAACGCCGAGATAGCGAGCACGAGCTCTTCCGGAGGTGCGTTCCCGATCCTCGCCGATTGGATGCTCGCCCGCGGCGGATACGTGTGCGGAGTCATCCTGGAAAATGGCGTGAACGCCGTATACGCGATCACAAAAGACAAGGATATCGTCCAGAAGATGCGCGGACCCAAATACGCCCCCAGCGACATGGGGCACATCTACGGCGAAATCAAGAAGAAACTGGACGAGGGCGAAGATGTCCTCTTCGTCGGGATGCCGTGCCATGTGCACGCCCTCCACAACATAGTCGGGGACGACCCCCATCTTTTCACCGCGGACATCGTGTGCACCGGCCAGCCTTCGCCGATGATATACAGCAAGTACATCGAAGAGCTGTCCGCGGAGAAGCCGATCACGTCCATGGATTTCAATCCCAGGGGCCAGCCCAAAGGCTCCCTGGCCATAATGTACGCAGACGGAACCTTCAGAATGTCCGTCTACGATCCGTTCGTCAGGGCATGCAACGCCAGCCTCATCATCAACCAAGGGTGCGCCGCATGCAGGTTCATAGACAGCAGGCCCGGAGACATAACTCTCGGAGACCTCATGGGAAGCGACAAAGTCGCGGGAAGCGCCGCAGGGACCCTCAGCCTGGTGATGGTGAACTCCCAAAAGGGAGCCGCCATGGCGTTCGACATGAACGATTCCGCCGATTTCGCCGAGAGGATACCCAAGCCTAATTTCGAGGAGAACCCAGGCCTGAAGCATGAGCGCAGATTGCATCTGGGATGGATCAGGATGGTGCACTTCCTTCAGCGCGGGCACCCGGTCGCCAAATCGATAGATTACTGCCTCAGATGGAAGTTCGACGTCGGCATAACAGGATTCTGGCGCGTCCTGAATTTCGGCGGGGAGCTCACGTACTACGCCCTGTACCACATCATAATGGACATGGGTTTGGAGCCGCTCATGATCGAATCCAGAAGGAAATCGAAAAGGAACGCCCCGCCGAACCCCCCTCTGCTGGCGACGAAATACCCGTTCTACAACATCGCCAGATGGTATGAAACGAAAGAGGAGCAGGAAGAGCTCAACAACAGGGTCGACAATTTCATAGTCGGATCCGATCAGGTGTGGAACAGGCGCTTCATCACCCAGGACATCCTGGAATGCTACACCCTGGATTTCGTCCACGACGAGAAAAACAAGATTGCAATAGCTTCATCATTCGGTACGGACAGATTCGAAGGCACCGACGAGGAGAGAGAATCCTTCGCCGCTCTGCTGAGAAGGTTCAACCACCTCTCCGTGCGTGAGAGCTCTGCCGTGGAGCTTTGCAAAGAGCTCGGCGCTGAGGCGGAGATAATCATCGATCCCGTCATGCTCTGCGACGTGAAGCACTTCGAGGCTCTTTCAGACGCCTCGCAGATGCGCTATCCGAAGCAATACGCATTCAACTACATGATGCACCCGGTCAACTTCGAAGGCATGGAGAAAATCTACGAAGCGCTGGGATACGGCCCTGTAACCGCCGGAAACGCGTCATCGGACTTCAACGAAAGGATTGACTACCCCAGGACTTCCGTGGGGACCGTCGAAAACTGGATGAAGGGCATCAAGAACTCGTCTTTCGTCGTCACCGATTCCTTCCACGGGACCGTGTTCTCCATCCTGTTCAGAAAGCCGTTCGTGACTCTGATAGGGAACTGGAACGAAGGCTCTGGGGTCGGCAGGATAACCACCCTGCTCACGACGCTGGGCCTCGAAGAGCGCATATGCAAGACGTCCCAGGATGCAATAGAATCCGGGGTCCTGTTCGCTCCCATCGATTACGACGAAGTCCACAGGAAACTGGATAAAGAACGCGAAG
- a CDS encoding DUF2111 domain-containing protein has product MTPGPAKSGGPLPKFSDYHIWKAIETLDSRNTIGRKKLAELLGIGEGSTRSIISIMQEQGMVTIGKSGILLTAKGLEFKKKTHMDISADVDAEGLTGGDANVAVRIPKMARNVKYGCEEKGAAKKEGSAGATTLTYSGGKLSLPGSDATLDARTEESIRSSFQLKSDDVIIIGTGPTLEAAEIAAVNAGLAMMGGMRFGRELEDILSSRSSGSELISLAFAIHDLVGGLPVCAKSRDNLGIRIENGKVIDNAYTGQVLEEVISAGTTIRKIAVSGPYKGIRVIVTPIELDNRIIAAIGVVDIRSMAGVNNLIRLRNDDNE; this is encoded by the coding sequence ATGACCCCTGGACCAGCCAAATCCGGCGGACCGCTGCCGAAATTCAGCGATTACCATATCTGGAAGGCTATCGAAACCCTCGACAGCAGGAATACCATCGGAAGGAAAAAACTGGCAGAGCTCCTCGGCATCGGCGAAGGGAGCACCAGATCCATCATCTCCATAATGCAGGAGCAGGGAATGGTGACGATCGGGAAGAGCGGCATTCTGCTCACCGCCAAAGGTCTGGAATTCAAGAAGAAGACCCACATGGACATCTCCGCAGACGTGGACGCCGAAGGCCTGACCGGCGGGGATGCCAACGTGGCCGTCCGCATACCGAAGATGGCCAGAAACGTGAAATACGGATGCGAGGAGAAGGGCGCGGCCAAAAAAGAGGGGTCGGCAGGAGCCACCACCCTTACCTACTCCGGCGGGAAGCTGTCTTTGCCAGGCTCCGATGCCACGCTGGACGCCAGAACGGAGGAAAGCATAAGGTCCAGTTTCCAGCTGAAAAGCGACGACGTCATCATAATAGGCACCGGGCCGACTTTGGAAGCGGCGGAGATCGCGGCGGTCAACGCCGGGCTGGCCATGATGGGAGGGATGAGATTCGGCCGCGAATTGGAAGATATATTGTCGTCGCGCAGCTCGGGCAGCGAGCTTATCTCCCTTGCGTTCGCCATCCACGACTTGGTGGGAGGGCTCCCGGTATGCGCCAAAAGCAGGGACAATCTGGGGATAAGGATCGAGAACGGAAAGGTCATAGACAACGCGTACACCGGCCAGGTTTTGGAGGAAGTGATCAGCGCCGGAACCACCATACGCAAGATTGCAGTCTCCGGGCCTTACAAAGGCATCAGAGTCATCGTCACCCCGATCGAACTGGACAACCGCATCATCGCGGCCATAGGCGTGGTCGACATAAGATCCATGGCCGGCGTGAACAACCTCATAAGACTGAGGAATGACGACAATGAATAA
- the atwA gene encoding methyl coenzyme M reductase system, component A2 yields the protein MAQESVDLLEIENVSKSFDGRLVLKNVSAKLSTGKILGLVGKSAAGKSVLIHMLRGSDEYAPDSGRVIYHVNRCKKCGDLDLPLKGVPCVKCGGETEKLAVDYWSLKEDDPLRSAVKSHIAIMLQRTFALFGDKTVIENVMEAVTPDYEGDRRVRRAIEMIEMVNMTHRTTHIARDLSGGEKQRVVMARQLAKEPLFFLADEPTGTLDPTTAETVHQGLIDYVRKMNICMVFASHWPEAITRMADEAILLEAGNVVKQGNPKEVTDLFMKDYHFEKQAVGKLGEPIIVLDNAKKHYFSVVRGVVKAVDGVSFDIKEREVFALIGYSGAGKTTTSRMIAGMTPATSGTVKIKIGDDWVDMSESGFAGKGRATPYIGVLHQEYTLYPFDTVLQNLTTCIGMKMPAELAKVKAIQVLTSVGFPKETVEKTLYSYPDSLSVGECQRIAFAQVLIKEPRIIILDEPTGTMDPITKTIVAKSVVRARETLGETFIVVSHDMDFVMNCCDRAAFMKNGTVVSIGNPEDILEEFNMEPVPEGE from the coding sequence ATGGCTCAAGAATCTGTCGACCTTCTTGAAATCGAGAACGTCTCCAAATCCTTCGACGGAAGGTTAGTACTGAAGAATGTCAGCGCCAAGCTTTCCACGGGGAAGATACTCGGTTTGGTCGGGAAGAGCGCGGCCGGAAAGAGCGTTCTGATCCATATGCTCAGAGGCAGCGACGAATACGCCCCGGACTCTGGCCGCGTGATATACCACGTCAACCGCTGCAAGAAATGCGGCGACCTCGATCTTCCGTTAAAGGGTGTTCCCTGCGTCAAATGCGGCGGGGAAACGGAGAAGCTGGCGGTGGATTATTGGTCGCTGAAAGAGGATGATCCGCTCAGATCGGCGGTGAAATCCCATATCGCCATCATGCTTCAGAGGACCTTCGCCCTGTTCGGAGACAAGACGGTCATCGAGAACGTCATGGAAGCCGTCACCCCGGATTACGAAGGTGACAGAAGGGTCAGGCGCGCCATCGAGATGATCGAGATGGTCAACATGACCCACAGGACGACCCACATAGCCAGGGACCTGTCCGGAGGGGAGAAGCAGCGCGTGGTCATGGCCAGGCAGCTCGCCAAGGAGCCTCTGTTCTTCCTGGCCGACGAGCCCACCGGAACTCTCGACCCCACCACCGCCGAGACGGTCCACCAGGGTCTCATCGATTACGTCCGCAAGATGAACATCTGCATGGTGTTCGCGTCCCACTGGCCTGAGGCCATAACCAGGATGGCGGACGAGGCTATTCTGCTGGAGGCCGGGAACGTCGTCAAGCAGGGCAACCCCAAGGAGGTCACCGACCTCTTCATGAAGGACTACCATTTCGAGAAGCAGGCCGTCGGAAAGCTCGGCGAGCCCATAATCGTCCTGGACAACGCCAAGAAGCACTATTTCTCTGTCGTCAGAGGAGTCGTCAAAGCCGTCGACGGCGTATCATTCGACATCAAGGAGAGGGAAGTCTTCGCTCTCATAGGTTATTCAGGGGCGGGGAAGACTACGACCTCGCGCATGATTGCGGGAATGACCCCGGCCACCTCGGGAACCGTCAAGATAAAGATAGGCGACGACTGGGTGGACATGTCCGAGAGCGGTTTCGCAGGAAAAGGAAGGGCCACACCTTACATCGGCGTCCTCCACCAGGAATACACGCTGTATCCCTTCGACACCGTCCTTCAGAACCTGACCACCTGCATAGGTATGAAGATGCCCGCGGAGCTCGCCAAAGTAAAAGCTATACAGGTCCTGACCAGCGTGGGATTCCCCAAGGAAACCGTCGAGAAAACTCTCTACTCATATCCCGATTCTCTCTCGGTGGGAGAATGCCAGAGGATAGCCTTCGCCCAGGTTCTGATCAAAGAGCCGCGCATAATCATCCTCGACGAGCCCACCGGAACGATGGACCCGATAACCAAGACGATTGTGGCGAAATCCGTGGTAAGGGCGAGGGAGACCTTAGGAGAGACTTTCATCGTCGTCAGCCACGACATGGATTTCGTTATGAACTGCTGCGACCGCGCCGCCTTCATGAAGAACGGGACGGTCGTATCCATTGGGAACCCAGAGGACATCCTAGAGGAGTTCAACATGGAGCCTGTGCCCGAAGGTGAATGA
- the mcrC gene encoding methyl-coenzyme M reductase I operon protein C, with protein MKQKMGRHLSFVECRESMGLGVGGGLAQRATISESGRDVVAIAMGPGRRHITKPVCEITYALREEGIDTSVLVVNAGSGVPADAPDMTTGSCFGLDPIEVERIQQYKVALIHLGNVRAHIIYKARLILRNVNIPAIIVAQCPIDFEDFAAIGVKTSRVMPPDDKIQTKGEIVNIVTGVVRGVTCDQDKLDEIVSKVQSMLPERGIE; from the coding sequence TTGAAGCAGAAGATGGGAAGGCATCTCAGCTTCGTTGAGTGCAGGGAATCGATGGGTCTCGGAGTCGGAGGCGGACTTGCTCAGAGGGCGACCATCTCCGAGTCCGGGAGGGACGTGGTGGCCATAGCGATGGGTCCCGGAAGGAGGCACATCACCAAACCCGTCTGCGAGATCACCTATGCGCTCCGCGAGGAAGGGATAGATACGAGCGTCCTGGTGGTGAACGCCGGTTCGGGAGTGCCCGCCGACGCGCCGGACATGACTACGGGTTCCTGCTTCGGCCTCGATCCGATCGAGGTCGAGAGGATCCAGCAATACAAGGTGGCTCTGATCCACCTGGGGAACGTCAGGGCCCACATCATCTACAAGGCCAGGCTGATACTCAGGAACGTGAACATACCTGCCATAATAGTGGCGCAGTGCCCCATAGATTTCGAGGACTTCGCTGCAATAGGCGTCAAGACGTCCCGCGTGATGCCCCCGGACGACAAGATCCAGACCAAGGGTGAGATCGTGAACATAGTCACCGGCGTCGTCAGAGGGGTAACCTGCGACCAGGACAAACTGGACGAGATCGTATCGAAAGTGCAGTCGATGCTTCCGGAGCGCGGTATCGAATGA
- a CDS encoding methanogenesis marker 3 protein: MIVIVNGKEKKLKAGSTLKNAIAGETYVKGSLISVHLSEEKIVTETSDFEIETEAGTMVMRLNDSPLAEMWRTKVAQALPGANARWVTHDIAAFGSFPTDLEVSREEFHYKTYDCFFALGGFDNHTTYIMVARDNHNGSYGAGHGLIGKITVGRHILDKIREGDRIIGVRPMMSETSTENVVVTDDLSFKLEDGYRVETSVTVKLDPASPEASEHVLVLSSQGFIRATDSTGSYVSCSDDLDVSIPAENIAIRGAGAVAVRNSGVGTGRLFFYKEKRQLSPSHTSAGNITQGAAILSRAKAGDVFAVTTEPPRALSVGMTQADGAKFLEAAGIKQVRTGDVSDDAIIAEQSPERTMQALKDGEVETFGVPRERVFKIKLSDADPASNMYFRKITGLSHKPVGTLKVQFTFEGLPMVTFYGDEMRGKNLYPQDPFKKSKRGDIGLTNQARPHHGLIGIRLKDSKEYGPTGEEPYGTNIIGKFVDDLDRLMDGLEDDATVYVTEADL, encoded by the coding sequence ATGATAGTCATCGTCAACGGCAAAGAGAAGAAGCTCAAGGCCGGCTCCACGCTCAAGAACGCGATAGCCGGCGAGACTTACGTCAAAGGGTCCCTCATCTCTGTGCATCTGTCGGAGGAGAAGATTGTCACCGAGACCAGCGATTTCGAGATCGAGACCGAAGCCGGGACCATGGTCATGCGCCTCAACGACTCCCCGCTGGCGGAGATGTGGAGGACCAAGGTGGCACAGGCGCTTCCCGGCGCGAACGCCAGATGGGTGACCCACGACATAGCGGCGTTCGGATCGTTTCCGACCGATCTGGAGGTGAGCAGGGAGGAATTCCACTACAAGACCTACGACTGCTTCTTCGCTCTCGGAGGGTTCGACAACCACACCACGTACATCATGGTGGCCAGGGACAACCACAACGGCTCCTACGGCGCCGGGCATGGGCTCATCGGAAAGATAACCGTCGGAAGGCACATACTGGACAAAATCAGGGAGGGGGACCGCATCATCGGCGTCCGCCCCATGATGTCCGAGACCAGCACCGAGAACGTCGTGGTCACGGACGATTTATCATTCAAGCTTGAGGACGGGTACAGAGTGGAGACATCCGTCACGGTCAAGCTGGACCCGGCTTCCCCAGAGGCGTCGGAGCACGTGCTCGTGCTGTCCAGCCAGGGATTCATCAGAGCGACGGATTCGACCGGGAGCTACGTATCCTGCTCCGACGATCTGGACGTCTCGATCCCGGCGGAGAACATAGCGATAAGAGGCGCCGGGGCGGTCGCGGTCAGGAACAGCGGAGTCGGTACCGGGCGTTTATTCTTCTACAAGGAGAAAAGGCAGCTCTCGCCCAGCCACACTTCGGCTGGAAACATAACCCAGGGGGCGGCAATCCTGTCCCGCGCGAAAGCCGGCGACGTCTTCGCCGTGACAACGGAGCCTCCGAGGGCGCTTTCGGTGGGCATGACCCAGGCCGATGGCGCCAAGTTCCTGGAGGCCGCCGGGATAAAGCAGGTCAGGACCGGGGACGTCTCGGATGACGCAATAATCGCCGAGCAGAGCCCGGAGCGCACCATGCAGGCTCTCAAGGACGGGGAGGTCGAGACTTTCGGCGTCCCGAGGGAGAGAGTGTTCAAGATCAAGCTCTCTGACGCCGACCCAGCCAGCAACATGTATTTCAGGAAGATTACCGGCCTCAGTCACAAGCCCGTCGGGACCTTGAAGGTGCAGTTCACTTTCGAGGGCCTTCCCATGGTGACCTTCTACGGCGACGAGATGAGGGGAAAGAACCTGTATCCCCAAGACCCGTTCAAGAAGTCCAAGCGCGGGGACATAGGGCTGACCAACCAGGCCAGGCCGCACCACGGTCTGATAGGCATCAGGCTGAAGGACAGCAAAGAATACGGCCCCACCGGCGAGGAGCCCTACGGGACCAACATCATAGGGAAGTTCGTGGACGATCTGGACAGGCTGATGGACGGCTTGGAGGACGACGCCACGGTGTACGTCACGGAGGCGGATTTATGA
- a CDS encoding methanogenesis marker protein 6 — protein sequence MSEARETRLFMISPRSTLTPDQLARMIHAYGAEALVKETCYGCLVEGPRELVLSIRDRVREGYPNEVFTKVRAYPSSDPRRCRAMHGTRPGYAQLEMEWELLAKVQYGLEEVAKGAKYVPPEEKKRISVNDFKRICEVRR from the coding sequence ATGAGCGAAGCCAGAGAGACGAGATTGTTCATGATATCGCCCAGATCCACGCTCACGCCGGATCAGCTCGCGCGCATGATCCATGCGTACGGGGCGGAGGCTCTGGTCAAGGAGACATGCTACGGGTGCCTCGTCGAGGGGCCGAGGGAGCTGGTCCTGTCGATACGCGACAGGGTCAGGGAAGGCTATCCGAACGAGGTCTTCACCAAAGTCAGGGCATACCCCAGCAGCGACCCCAGAAGATGCCGCGCGATGCACGGTACAAGGCCCGGGTACGCGCAGCTGGAGATGGAATGGGAGCTACTGGCAAAGGTCCAATACGGGCTCGAAGAGGTAGCCAAAGGCGCCAAATACGTCCCTCCCGAGGAGAAGAAACGCATTTCAGTAAACGATTTCAAGAGAATTTGCGAGGTACGCCGATGA
- a CDS encoding methanogenesis marker 5 protein: protein MKVFIDPPNSLVLFDLVERFGHEPLSTMAAIQERVDNIEVDMPPMNVTLDDVVKGLKYAGVEVPSGVRGRLALWGPLIDEADAAIIMDDCPYSFGCVGCERSNLMVKYLIKRRGIPALRVTYPENDEQAVNFVAQTKEFLEGLK from the coding sequence ATGAAGGTCTTCATAGATCCGCCCAACAGCCTGGTGCTTTTCGATCTGGTCGAAAGGTTCGGGCATGAACCGCTCAGCACCATGGCCGCCATCCAGGAGAGGGTGGACAACATAGAGGTGGACATGCCGCCGATGAACGTCACCCTCGACGACGTCGTCAAAGGGCTGAAATACGCCGGTGTGGAAGTCCCATCCGGCGTCAGAGGGAGATTGGCCTTGTGGGGCCCCCTAATCGACGAGGCGGACGCGGCCATAATCATGGACGACTGCCCCTACAGCTTCGGATGCGTCGGATGCGAGAGGTCCAATCTCATGGTCAAATATCTCATAAAAAGGCGCGGCATCCCTGCTCTCAGGGTCACGTACCCGGAGAACGACGAGCAGGCGGTCAATTTCGTCGCTCAGACCAAAGAATTCCTGGAGGGATTGAAATGA
- a CDS encoding methanogenesis marker 15 protein — protein sequence MTIKIAQLSCGTEYSSVQYEIEKAARSVGAKIVYPDVSAADIDEAVKRFGFVPRSPQLKLMIARAVRLADGKYDADAVFITTCFRCAEAALVRNELRRFIQENTRLPVVTYSFTERLKASQLLTRMEALVTIVTRKELLSRERQTGITVGLDSGSSTTKAVVMENNKIIGKDWTPSGDVVASAEAVLNNALKMAGIEMNQVEAIGTTGYGRFTLGEHFGAKLVQEELTVNSKGAVWLADRQRGEATILDIGGMDNKAITVRDGVPDNFTMGGICAGASGRFLEMTSKRLKIEVTQLGALADKGNWRNAKMNSYCSVFGIQDLVTTLGEGKRFEDVAAAACHSVAEQVYEQQLQEIDVRHPIIQVGGTSLISGLVTAVGEILGEAPIVPPDSQYIGAVGGALLSSGLL from the coding sequence ATGACGATCAAGATAGCGCAGCTCTCATGCGGAACGGAATACAGCAGCGTCCAATACGAGATAGAGAAGGCGGCCAGATCCGTCGGGGCTAAAATCGTGTATCCCGACGTCTCCGCGGCGGACATCGACGAGGCCGTCAAGAGGTTCGGATTCGTCCCCAGGTCGCCTCAGCTCAAGCTGATGATCGCAAGGGCGGTCAGGCTGGCCGACGGGAAATACGACGCCGACGCGGTGTTCATCACCACCTGCTTCAGGTGCGCCGAGGCCGCTCTGGTGAGGAACGAGCTCAGAAGGTTCATCCAGGAGAACACCAGGCTCCCTGTGGTCACGTATTCGTTCACAGAGAGGCTCAAGGCGTCCCAGCTTCTGACCAGGATGGAAGCTTTGGTCACCATAGTCACGAGGAAGGAGCTCCTTTCCAGGGAGAGGCAGACAGGCATCACCGTCGGGCTGGACTCCGGGTCGTCGACCACCAAAGCGGTCGTCATGGAGAACAACAAGATCATCGGGAAGGACTGGACTCCCTCCGGGGATGTGGTCGCATCGGCCGAAGCTGTGCTCAACAACGCCCTCAAGATGGCCGGCATCGAGATGAATCAGGTGGAAGCCATCGGAACCACCGGGTACGGGCGTTTCACCCTCGGCGAGCATTTCGGCGCCAAGCTCGTGCAGGAGGAGCTGACAGTCAACTCCAAAGGGGCCGTCTGGCTGGCCGACAGGCAGAGAGGCGAAGCCACCATCCTCGACATCGGAGGGATGGACAACAAAGCCATCACCGTCAGGGACGGGGTCCCGGACAACTTCACCATGGGCGGCATCTGCGCCGGAGCGTCCGGCAGGTTCCTCGAGATGACCTCCAAGAGGCTCAAGATCGAGGTCACCCAGCTCGGAGCTCTGGCAGACAAAGGGAACTGGAGGAACGCCAAGATGAACTCCTACTGCTCAGTCTTCGGCATCCAGGATCTGGTCACCACTCTGGGCGAGGGGAAGAGGTTCGAGGACGTCGCCGCGGCCGCGTGCCACTCGGTCGCCGAGCAGGTCTACGAGCAGCAGCTCCAGGAGATCGACGTGAGGCATCCGATCATACAGGTCGGAGGGACTTCGCTGATCTCCGGGCTGGTCACCGCCGTCGGGGAGATCCTCGGGGAGGCCCCGATCGTGCCTCCGGATTCCCAATACATCGGCGCGGTGGGCGGCGCTCTGCTGAGCTCAGGCCTCCTGTGA
- a CDS encoding methanogenesis marker 17 protein has translation METEVIGDDRFGDEAYQRLFDEIMSDLNKAVLIDRAKLVLRPDVPLFIFSIVLKSEPTLKTIPDVCNVRAEGENIHLTISQERYAPAVLSALWGKYGRRSVFQQTRFDLDVTGAKESEIASMVVSSGEETKREILGALWRSMPEGIKNRKVLMDGNVITVVATEEILLPDMIGEGKKIHSGMGGAADV, from the coding sequence ATGGAAACTGAGGTAATAGGGGACGACAGGTTCGGGGATGAGGCGTACCAGCGCCTTTTCGACGAGATCATGAGCGATCTCAACAAGGCGGTCCTCATCGACAGGGCCAAGCTGGTGCTCAGGCCCGACGTGCCCCTCTTCATATTCTCGATAGTCCTGAAATCGGAGCCGACCCTCAAGACCATCCCGGACGTGTGCAACGTCAGGGCGGAGGGGGAGAACATCCACCTCACGATATCGCAGGAGCGCTATGCGCCGGCGGTGCTGTCCGCCCTCTGGGGGAAGTACGGGAGGAGGTCCGTCTTCCAGCAGACCCGCTTCGACCTGGATGTGACAGGCGCCAAGGAATCCGAGATAGCATCCATGGTGGTGTCTTCCGGGGAGGAGACCAAGCGCGAGATACTCGGCGCGCTGTGGAGGTCCATGCCCGAGGGGATCAAGAACCGCAAGGTGCTGATGGACGGGAACGTGATCACCGTCGTCGCGACGGAGGAGATCTTGCTTCCGGACATGATCGGCGAAGGCAAGAAGATACACTCCGGAATGGGAGGTGCGGCAGATGTTTGA